In Gossypium raimondii isolate GPD5lz chromosome 12, ASM2569854v1, whole genome shotgun sequence, a single window of DNA contains:
- the LOC105764468 gene encoding protein root UVB sensitive 3, with translation MEASKMTKHPLIIEEWNGSSSTKLFKTATITFSPSLQIQRSVNGFNHVWRRFLDAFVPEGFPGSVTPDYVPFQVWDSLQGLSTYIRTMLSTQALLSAIGVGEKSATIIGATFQWFLRDLTGMLGGILFTLYQGSNLDSNAKMWRLVADLMNDLGMLMDLLSPLFPSAFIFIVCLGSLSRSFTSVASGATRAALTQHFALQNNAADIAAKEGSQETMATMIGMALGMLLARITTGNPVAIWFSFLSLTMFHMYANYKAVRCLTLDSLNFERSSILLQHFIESGQVLSPKQVSTMEHVLPLWTTLRLSKSAKPLHTNVKLGLRVSTLDHSEMANFLTSAGSFYNEAKYLLVERKGTVSVVVHKDSTAEDILKSYIHALVMVNLTVEQKSLHLECQSWMDKHYESFVQKLKLAGWKAGRLLSHSIIWKAHWSLGEKTD, from the exons ATGGAAGCTTCAAAGATGACAAAGCACCCTCTCATAATTGAAGAATGGAATGGATCTTCTTCTACCAAGCTTTTCAAAACCGCCACTATCACTTTCTCCCCTTCTCTACAAATCCAAAG ATCAGTTAATGGTTTCAACCATGTTTGGAGACGATTCCTCGATGCCTTCGTTCCCGAG GGTTTCCCAGGCAGTGTGACTCCAGATTATGTCCCTTTCCAAGTATGGGACTCTTTGCAg GGACTTTCAACATATATAAGAACAATGCTTTCTACACAA GCTCTTTTGAGTGCTATTGGAGTTGGTGAGAAATCCGCAACTATTATAGGTGCAACTTTTCAG TGGTTCTTGAGAGATCTAACGGGAATGCTTGGAGGCATATTATTCACACTTTATCAG GGATCAAATCTTGATAGTAATGCAAAAATGTGGCGTTTGGTCGCAGATCTCATGaatgatttag GAATGTTGATGGATCTTCTTTCCCCTTTGTTCCCTTCagcttttattttcattgtttgcttaGGGAGCTTGTCAAGATCATTCA CCAGTGTTGCCAGTGGAGCTACCAGAGCTGCTCTGACACAGCATTTCGCCCTCCAAAATAATGCTGCGGATATAGCTGCCAAG GAAGGAAGCCAAGAGACAATGGCAACAATGATTGGCATGGCATTGGGAATGCTTCTTGCTCGCATTACTACCGGAAACCCAGTCGctatttggttttcttttctctctctgaCAATGTTCCATATGTATG CAAATTACAAAGCTGTCAGGTGCCTCACTTTAGACTCACTGAACTTTGAGAGGAGTTCGATTCTTCTACAACATTTCATAGAATCTGGCCAAG TTCTCTCTCCTAAACAGGTTTCAACCATGGAGCATGTTTTGCCCTTATGGACCACTTTAAGGTTGTCAAAGAGTGCTAAGCCCCTGCACACCAATGTAAAACTAGGCTTAAGGGTCTCCACTCTTGATCACTCTGAAAT GGCCAACTTTCTGACTTCAGCTGGATCATTTTACAATGAAG CAAAGTATTTACTGGTGGAGAGAAAGGGAACGGTCAGTGTTGTCGTGCACAAAGATTCGACAGCTGAAGATATCTTGAAGTCGTATATTCACGCACTTGTTATGGTCAATCTTACGGTTGAACAAAAATCTCTACATTTGGAGTGCCAATCATGGATGGATAAGCACTACGAAAGCTTTGTTCAGAAG cTAAAGTTAGCAGGGTGGAAAGCTGGAAGGCTTCTCTCTCACTCAATCATATGGAAAGCACACTGGTCATTGGGTGAAAAAACTGACTAA
- the LOC105762220 gene encoding LOW QUALITY PROTEIN: uncharacterized protein LOC105762220 (The sequence of the model RefSeq protein was modified relative to this genomic sequence to represent the inferred CDS: inserted 1 base in 1 codon) yields MIPSSSNTRNTLSILHQVPEGHVGVYWRGGALLKTIPEPGFHLKMPLITQYEPVLVTLQTDLVRDIPCGTKGGMMINFEKIEVVNRLRKQHVYEXYGVHYDNTWIYDKIHHEINQFCSSHTLQQVYIEVFDQIDEKMKEALQGDCTRSAPGIEILSVRVKKSTIPESIRRNYEQMEEKRTKVLVSIERQKVAEKEAETQKMAVSEAEKTANVSKILMEQKRMEKESSRRQQEIENQMYIARQKSLGDSDFYREMKEAEANRLKLTPEFLELKFNEAIADNTKIFFGDKVPNMVVDHKMLEVFQ; encoded by the exons ATGATTCCGTCATCTTCGAATACTAGAAATACCTTATCCATTTTGCATCAAGTCCCAGAAGGTCATGTTGGTGTGTATTGGAGGGGTGGAGCTCTTCTAAAGACGATACCAGAGCCAG GATTCCATTTGAAGATGCCTCTGATAACCCAGTATGAGCCTGTTCTAGTTACACTTCAAACAGATCTG gtgaGGGATATTCCATGTGGTACTAAAGGGGGTATGATGATCAACTTTGAGAAGATAGAG GTTGTCAATCGGCTACGAAAACAACATGTATATG ACTATGGTGTGCATTATGACAACACATGGATTTATGACAAGATTCATCATGAAATCAATCAGTTTTGCAGCTCTCATACACTTCAACAAGTTTATATAGAAGTGTTTGATCAG ATTGATGAAAAGATGAAAGAGGCTCTTCAGGGTGATTGCACACGCTCTGCACCAGGCATTGAAATTCTTAGTGTGCGTGTTAAAAAGTCGACAATACCTGAAAGCATTAGAAGAAATTATGAACAAATGGAAGAAAAACGCACCAAG GTTTTAGTATCAATTGAGAGACAAAAAGTGGCTGAGAAAGAGGCAGAGACCCAGAAGATGGCTGTTAGTGAAGCTGAGAAAACTGCGAACGTTAGCAAGATCCTGATGGAACAGAAGCGGATGGAGAAGGAGAGTTCCAGGAGGCAGCAGGAAATCGAGAATCAAATGTACATTGCTCGTCAGAAGAGTCTAGGAGATTCAGATTTTTACCG tgaaatgaAAGAAGCTGAAGCGAACAGGTTGAAGCTGACCCCCGAGTTTCTTGAGCTCAAATTTAACGAAGCCATTGCTGATAACACAAAAATTTTCTTTGGAGACAAG GTACCTAATATGGTTGTGGATCATAAAATGCTTGAAGTTTTCCAATAG
- the LOC105764469 gene encoding uncharacterized protein LOC105764469 isoform X2: protein MLTLTSASSALTLFPECKTQRRRFSISAAADYKFPSFLPKQMEEIKDPFARKLATRIERLPVNVSFSEKSIMSSCVKPLIQSNQNPVVLLHSFDSSCLEWRYTFPLLEEAGLETWAIDILGWGFSNLERIKSCDVASKREHFYQLWKSYIKRPMTLVGPSLGAAVAVDFAVNHPEAVENLVLIDASVYAEGTGNLAKLPRAVAYAGVSILKSFPLRLYTTFLAFKGVSFDTGLDWVNIGKLHCLYPWWEDATVSFMISGGYNVSRQIDQVMQKTLIIWGEDDQIISNKLAVRLHFELPNSNIRQIPDCGHLPHVEKPDSAARLILEFMQNHSCQKKAQLAPTEEVVY from the exons ATGCTCACCCTCACCTCCGCCAGCTCCGCTCTAACATTATTCCCGGAATGCAAAACCCAACGGCGCCGATTCTCAATTTCGGCGGCGGCGGATTATAAGTTCCCTTCCTTTCTACCAAAACAAATGGAAGAAATCAAAGACCCATTTGCCCGAAAACTCGCCACCCGAATCGAAAGACTGCCCGTAAAT GTTAGCTTCTCAGAAAAAAGCATTATGAGTAGTTGCGTGAAGCCATTGATTCAGAGCAACCAAAATCCAGTGGTTCTCCTTCATAGCTTTGACAg TTCTTGTTTAGAATGGAGATACACATTTCCATTGCTTGAGGAGGCTGGTTTGGAAACTTGGGCTATTGACATTCTTGGTTGGGGTTTCTCTAATTTAG AAAGAATCAAGTCATGTGATGTAGCATCTAAGCGTGAGCATTTCTATCAG CTGTGGAAGTCATACATCAAAAGGCCAATGACATTGGTCGGGCCAAGTTTGGGCGCTGCTGTTGCAGTTGATTTTGCAGTCAACCACCCGGAAGCT GTTGAAAATCTTGTTTTGATCGATGCAAGTGTATATGCGGAAGGTACAGGAAACCTAGCAAAGTTACCTCGAGCAGTAGCCTATGCTGGG GTATCTATATTGAAGAGCTTCCCGCTACGCTTATATACAACTTTTTTGGCATTCAAGGGTGTGTCATTTGACACCGGCTTAGACTGGGTTAAT ATTGGTAAACTGCATTGCCTATATCCTTGGTGGGAGGATGCAACTGTGAGTTTTATGATCAGCGGTGGTTACAATGTTAGCCGACAGATAGATCAG GTGATGCAGAAGACACTTATCATATGGGGTGAGGATGACCAGATTATTAGCAACAAGCTAGCAGTG AGACTGCACTTTGAGCTGCCGAATTCAAATATTCGCCAAATACCCGATTGCGGTCATCTTCCTCATGTAGAAAAGCCAGATTCTGCTGCCAGATTAATCTTGGAATTTATGCAGAATCACAGCTGCCAGAAAAAGGCCCAGTTGGCCCCTACTGAAGAAGTTGTGTATTAA
- the LOC105764469 gene encoding uncharacterized protein LOC105764469 isoform X3 encodes MLTLTSASSALTLFPECKTQRRRFSISAAADYKFPSFLPKQMEEIKDPFARKLATRIERLPVNVSFSEKSIMSSCVKPLIQSNQNPVVLLHSFDSSCLEWRYTFPLLEEAGLETWAIDILGWGFSNLERIKSCDVASKREHFYQLWKSYIKRPMTLVGPSLGAAVAVDFAVNHPEAVSILKSFPLRLYTTFLAFKGVSFDTGLDWVNIGKLHCLYPWWEDATVSFMISGGYNVSRQIDQVMQKTLIIWGEDDQIISNKLAVRLHFELPNSNIRQIPDCGHLPHVEKPDSAARLILEFMQNHSCQKKAQLAPTEEVVY; translated from the exons ATGCTCACCCTCACCTCCGCCAGCTCCGCTCTAACATTATTCCCGGAATGCAAAACCCAACGGCGCCGATTCTCAATTTCGGCGGCGGCGGATTATAAGTTCCCTTCCTTTCTACCAAAACAAATGGAAGAAATCAAAGACCCATTTGCCCGAAAACTCGCCACCCGAATCGAAAGACTGCCCGTAAAT GTTAGCTTCTCAGAAAAAAGCATTATGAGTAGTTGCGTGAAGCCATTGATTCAGAGCAACCAAAATCCAGTGGTTCTCCTTCATAGCTTTGACAg TTCTTGTTTAGAATGGAGATACACATTTCCATTGCTTGAGGAGGCTGGTTTGGAAACTTGGGCTATTGACATTCTTGGTTGGGGTTTCTCTAATTTAG AAAGAATCAAGTCATGTGATGTAGCATCTAAGCGTGAGCATTTCTATCAG CTGTGGAAGTCATACATCAAAAGGCCAATGACATTGGTCGGGCCAAGTTTGGGCGCTGCTGTTGCAGTTGATTTTGCAGTCAACCACCCGGAAGCT GTATCTATATTGAAGAGCTTCCCGCTACGCTTATATACAACTTTTTTGGCATTCAAGGGTGTGTCATTTGACACCGGCTTAGACTGGGTTAAT ATTGGTAAACTGCATTGCCTATATCCTTGGTGGGAGGATGCAACTGTGAGTTTTATGATCAGCGGTGGTTACAATGTTAGCCGACAGATAGATCAG GTGATGCAGAAGACACTTATCATATGGGGTGAGGATGACCAGATTATTAGCAACAAGCTAGCAGTG AGACTGCACTTTGAGCTGCCGAATTCAAATATTCGCCAAATACCCGATTGCGGTCATCTTCCTCATGTAGAAAAGCCAGATTCTGCTGCCAGATTAATCTTGGAATTTATGCAGAATCACAGCTGCCAGAAAAAGGCCCAGTTGGCCCCTACTGAAGAAGTTGTGTATTAA
- the LOC105764469 gene encoding uncharacterized protein LOC105764469 isoform X1 — protein MLTLTSASSALTLFPECKTQRRRFSISAAADYKFPSFLPKQMEEIKDPFARKLATRIERLPVNVSFSEKSIMSSCVKPLIQSNQNPVVLLHSFDSSCLEWRYTFPLLEEAGLETWAIDILGWGFSNLERIKSCDVASKREHFYQLWKSYIKRPMTLVGPSLGAAVAVDFAVNHPEAVENLVLIDASVYAEGTGNLAKLPRAVAYAGFNAYQHMLGTFSFSLFEKGVGLLNLCSSDSNVSILKSFPLRLYTTFLAFKGVSFDTGLDWVNIGKLHCLYPWWEDATVSFMISGGYNVSRQIDQVMQKTLIIWGEDDQIISNKLAVRLHFELPNSNIRQIPDCGHLPHVEKPDSAARLILEFMQNHSCQKKAQLAPTEEVVY, from the exons ATGCTCACCCTCACCTCCGCCAGCTCCGCTCTAACATTATTCCCGGAATGCAAAACCCAACGGCGCCGATTCTCAATTTCGGCGGCGGCGGATTATAAGTTCCCTTCCTTTCTACCAAAACAAATGGAAGAAATCAAAGACCCATTTGCCCGAAAACTCGCCACCCGAATCGAAAGACTGCCCGTAAAT GTTAGCTTCTCAGAAAAAAGCATTATGAGTAGTTGCGTGAAGCCATTGATTCAGAGCAACCAAAATCCAGTGGTTCTCCTTCATAGCTTTGACAg TTCTTGTTTAGAATGGAGATACACATTTCCATTGCTTGAGGAGGCTGGTTTGGAAACTTGGGCTATTGACATTCTTGGTTGGGGTTTCTCTAATTTAG AAAGAATCAAGTCATGTGATGTAGCATCTAAGCGTGAGCATTTCTATCAG CTGTGGAAGTCATACATCAAAAGGCCAATGACATTGGTCGGGCCAAGTTTGGGCGCTGCTGTTGCAGTTGATTTTGCAGTCAACCACCCGGAAGCT GTTGAAAATCTTGTTTTGATCGATGCAAGTGTATATGCGGAAGGTACAGGAAACCTAGCAAAGTTACCTCGAGCAGTAGCCTATGCTGGG TTTAATGCTTACCAGCACATGTTgggtactttttctttttccctttttgagAAGGGGGTCGGCTTGTTAAATCTATGTTCCTCAGACTCCAAT GTATCTATATTGAAGAGCTTCCCGCTACGCTTATATACAACTTTTTTGGCATTCAAGGGTGTGTCATTTGACACCGGCTTAGACTGGGTTAAT ATTGGTAAACTGCATTGCCTATATCCTTGGTGGGAGGATGCAACTGTGAGTTTTATGATCAGCGGTGGTTACAATGTTAGCCGACAGATAGATCAG GTGATGCAGAAGACACTTATCATATGGGGTGAGGATGACCAGATTATTAGCAACAAGCTAGCAGTG AGACTGCACTTTGAGCTGCCGAATTCAAATATTCGCCAAATACCCGATTGCGGTCATCTTCCTCATGTAGAAAAGCCAGATTCTGCTGCCAGATTAATCTTGGAATTTATGCAGAATCACAGCTGCCAGAAAAAGGCCCAGTTGGCCCCTACTGAAGAAGTTGTGTATTAA
- the LOC105764470 gene encoding SH3 domain-containing protein C23A1.17 — MDPFFSSMPVAPPPPIPPPSVIPVVPPFVSNPTTATTVAGGPPPSFDHPSYSDMICEAIGALKDKNGSSKRAIAKYIESAHKDLPPTHSALLTHHLKRLKNNGILVMVKKSYKLASTARSEVPIPDSTPSNPPDVSSPPGFKRSRGRPPKPKPTISAPADPIPQQQQQQQQPLPAPIPDATKRSPGRPRKNGPVAPLGVRKGRGRPPKTGPKKSPGRPRKPKTVRSVVGANAMKRGRGRPPKVLNQMPQPAVMPIQGQPMAVPYADTAAAVPTTTAVAAGPRPRGRPKGTAVAPAGLAVPGKGRGRPPKSSGVAAKPIKPKKSTGKPVGRPKKTTDGAASYGDLKRKLEFFQSKVKQAVGVLKSQFSSESNISAIDAIQELEVLAAMDINKPFKDDAQPPPPPPPPPAPEPTQPAPMPQNMEGQVY; from the exons ATGGACCCTTTTTTCTCTTCCATGCCCGTAGCCCCTCCTCCCCCGATCCCTCCCCCGTCCGTCATCCCTGTCGTCCCTCCTTTTGTCTCTAACCCTACGACGGCGACGACGGTGGCTGGTGGTCCACCACCGAGTTTCGACCACCCATCTTACTCTGACATGATATGCGAAGCTATCGGGGCTTTAAAAGACAAGAATGGGTCAAGCAAAAGGGCTATAGCTAAGTACATAGAGTCAGCTCACAAGGACTTGCCACCAACACACTCGGCCTTGTTGACTCACCACTTGAAGCGCTTGAAAAACAACGGTATCTTAGTCATGGTCAAGAAATCTTATAAGCTTGCTTCTACTGCTAGATCTGAGGTTCCTATCCCCGATTCTACTCCTTCCAACCCTCCCGATGTTTCTTCTCCTCCTGGATTCAAACGAAGCCGTGGTCGTCCTCCTAAACCCAAACCCACAATTTCTGCTCCTGCCGACCCTATTCctcagcagcagcagcagcaacagcAACCGCTGCCTGCTCCGATTCCCGATGCCACTAAAAGGTCTCCCGGTAGGCCCAGGAAGAATGGTCCCGTTGCTCCACTTGGGGTTAGGAAGGGCCGGGGTCGTCCACCCAAAACTGGCCCTAAGAAGAGTCCCGGTCGTCCCAGGAAGCCCAAAACGGTCAGGTCGGTGGTGGGGGCTAATGCGATGAAAAGGGGTCGTGGGCGGCCGCCTAAGGTCTTGAACCAGATGCCTCAACCGGCTGTTATGCCGATCCAGGGTCAGCCCATGGCTGTTCCTTATGCTGATACCGCTGCTGCTGTTCCTACTACTACTGCCGTTGCTGCTGGTCCGAGGCCTAGAGGAAGGCCAAAAGGCACTGCCGTGGCTCCTGCTGGCCTTGCGGTCCCTGGAAAGGGGAGAGGTCGACCACCCAAGAGTAGTGGGGTCGCCGCGAAGCCCATCAAGCCCAAGAAATCTACTGGAAAGCCTGTTGGCCGCCCCAAGAAG ACAACGGATGGAGCAGCATCATATGGCGATCTGAAGAGAAAACTTGAATTCTTT CAATCAAAAGTGAAGCAAGCAGTTGGAGTACTAAAGTCTCAGTTCAGCAGTGAAAGCAACATCAGTGCAATCGATGCTATCCAAGAGTTAGAAGTACTTGCAGCTATGGACATTaacaaaccatttaaagatgatGCTCAGCCACCGCCACCGCCCCCACCACCCCCAGCACCAGAACCGACACAGCCAGCACCGATGCCCCAAAATATGGAAGGACAAGTGTATTAA